A window from Streptomyces subrutilus encodes these proteins:
- a CDS encoding barstar family protein, translating into MTLDPGPLAPALAAAEEAGWTTARLDLGGVRTRAGLMRRAADALDLPEWFGGNWDALADVLRDLSWLPRAPGRLVAVVSWQEYAAARPDDWETLREVLEEAVDFWREDPAGPPLTVLLAGPAPDGGRAAPPHSARGRD; encoded by the coding sequence ATGACCCTGGACCCGGGGCCGCTGGCCCCCGCGCTCGCCGCCGCCGAGGAGGCGGGCTGGACGACCGCACGGCTGGACCTGGGCGGCGTACGGACCAGGGCCGGGCTGATGCGGCGGGCCGCGGACGCGCTGGACCTGCCGGAGTGGTTCGGCGGGAACTGGGACGCGCTGGCCGACGTGCTGCGGGACCTGTCCTGGCTGCCGCGGGCGCCGGGACGGCTGGTGGCGGTGGTGTCGTGGCAGGAGTACGCCGCCGCGCGGCCGGACGACTGGGAGACGCTGCGGGAGGTCCTGGAAGAGGCCGTCGACTTCTGGCGGGAGGACCCCGCCGGGCCGCCGCTGACCGTGCTGCTGGCCGGGCCGGCCCCCGACGGCGGCCGCGCGGCACCACCGCACTCCGCCCGCGGACGGGACTGA
- a CDS encoding GuaB1 family IMP dehydrogenase-related protein, whose protein sequence is MRFLNDLKPPYDLTYDDVFMVPSRSAVGSRQAVDLSSPDGTGTTIPLVVANMTAIAGRRMAETVARRGGIVVIPQDIPIEIVTDVISWVKTRHHVLDTPITLAPTQTVADALSLLPKRAHGAGVVVDAENRPVGVVTDHDLTGVDRFTQLSEVMSKELLLVDADIDPREAFNKLDAGHRKLAPAVDRDGRLVGILTRKAALRATLYTPATDADGKLRIAAAVGINGDFAAKAKQLLDAGVDTLVIDTAHGHQESMISAIKAVRALDPQVPIVAGNIVAAEGVKDLIEAGADIIKVGVGPGAMCTTRMMTGVGRPQFSAVLECAAEAKKYGKHVWADGGVRHPRDVAMALAAGASNVMIGSWFAGTYESPGDLQQSADGRFYKESFGMASARAVRNRTSEESAYDRARKALFEEGISTSRMFLDPARPGVEDLIDSIIAGVRSSCTYAGAGSLAEFEENAVVGIQSAAGYAEGKPLHASWS, encoded by the coding sequence GTGCGTTTCCTCAATGACCTGAAGCCGCCGTACGACCTGACGTACGACGATGTGTTCATGGTGCCGAGCCGCTCCGCGGTCGGTTCCCGGCAGGCCGTCGACCTGTCCTCTCCCGACGGCACCGGCACCACGATTCCGCTGGTCGTGGCCAACATGACCGCCATCGCGGGCCGCCGGATGGCCGAGACGGTCGCCCGGCGCGGCGGAATCGTCGTCATCCCGCAGGACATCCCGATCGAGATCGTCACCGACGTCATCTCCTGGGTGAAGACCCGCCACCACGTGCTCGACACCCCGATCACGCTGGCGCCCACCCAGACCGTCGCCGACGCGCTGTCCCTGCTCCCCAAGCGCGCCCACGGCGCCGGCGTCGTCGTCGACGCCGAGAACCGCCCGGTCGGCGTCGTCACCGACCACGACCTGACCGGCGTGGACCGCTTCACCCAGCTCTCCGAGGTCATGTCGAAGGAGCTGCTGCTCGTCGACGCCGACATCGATCCCCGCGAGGCCTTCAACAAGCTCGACGCCGGCCACCGCAAGCTGGCCCCGGCCGTCGACCGGGACGGCCGCCTCGTCGGCATCCTCACCCGCAAGGCCGCCCTGCGCGCCACCCTCTACACCCCGGCCACCGACGCCGACGGCAAGCTGCGCATCGCGGCCGCAGTCGGCATCAACGGCGACTTCGCGGCCAAGGCCAAGCAGCTGCTCGACGCGGGCGTCGACACGCTCGTCATCGACACGGCGCACGGCCACCAGGAGTCGATGATCAGCGCGATCAAGGCCGTCCGCGCGCTCGACCCGCAGGTCCCGATCGTGGCGGGCAACATCGTCGCCGCCGAGGGCGTCAAGGACCTCATCGAGGCCGGCGCCGACATCATCAAGGTCGGCGTGGGTCCCGGTGCCATGTGCACCACCCGCATGATGACCGGCGTCGGCCGCCCGCAGTTCTCCGCGGTGCTGGAGTGCGCGGCCGAGGCGAAGAAGTACGGCAAGCACGTGTGGGCCGACGGCGGTGTCCGCCACCCGCGCGACGTCGCGATGGCGCTGGCCGCCGGCGCCTCGAACGTCATGATCGGCTCCTGGTTCGCCGGGACCTACGAGTCCCCGGGCGACCTCCAGCAGTCCGCCGACGGACGCTTCTACAAGGAGTCCTTCGGCATGGCCTCCGCCCGCGCGGTGCGCAACCGCACCTCCGAGGAGTCCGCCTACGACCGCGCCCGCAAGGCGCTCTTCGAGGAGGGCATCTCCACCTCGCGGATGTTCCTCGACCCGGCCCGCCCGGGCGTCGAGGACCTGATCGACTCGATCATCGCGGGCGTCCGCTCCTCCTGCACCTACGCCGGTGCGGGCTCCCTCGCGGAGTTCGAGGAGAACGCGGTCGTCGGCATCCAGTCCGCCGCCGGCTACGCCGAGGGCAAGCCGCTGCACGCCAGCTGGAGCTAG
- a CDS encoding sensor histidine kinase yields MSAAALAVPAAAAAVLLLGAGWAAGRWHARRGGGGAAVDLGTPVERATFHTLHTASLAAPPLRAGLTGDAARKAARRLRSLLGTDALALTDRESVLAWDGPGADHHQRRAMARVAEVLESGRSQSVRTDCPRPDCPLKWAVVAPLTGEDGLLGALVAYGPRESAVLVRAATEVARWVSVQLELSELDRSRTRLMEAEIKALRAQISPHFIFNSLAAIASFVRTDPERARELLLEFADFTRYSFRRHGDFTALADELRSVEQYLALAGARFGDRLKVTLRVAPEVLPVALPFLCLQPLVENAVKHGLEDSTAECRITIAARDAGAEAVITVEDNGVGMDPGLLRRILAGERGGSGGIGLPNVDERLRQVYGDAYGLVVETGIGAGTKVTVRIPKYRAGVHGPPPADPPPRA; encoded by the coding sequence GTGAGCGCGGCGGCCCTGGCGGTGCCTGCGGCGGCCGCGGCGGTGCTGCTGCTGGGTGCGGGGTGGGCGGCGGGCCGGTGGCACGCCCGGCGCGGCGGGGGCGGGGCGGCGGTGGACCTGGGGACCCCGGTGGAGCGGGCCACGTTCCACACCCTGCACACGGCCTCGCTGGCGGCTCCCCCGCTGCGGGCGGGGCTGACCGGCGACGCGGCCCGCAAGGCGGCGCGCCGGCTGCGGTCGCTGCTGGGCACCGATGCCCTGGCCCTCACGGACCGGGAGTCGGTGCTGGCGTGGGACGGCCCGGGCGCCGACCACCACCAGCGGCGGGCGATGGCCCGGGTGGCCGAGGTGCTGGAGTCGGGGCGCAGTCAGAGCGTGCGGACCGACTGCCCGCGGCCCGACTGCCCGTTGAAGTGGGCGGTGGTGGCGCCGCTGACCGGGGAGGACGGGCTGCTGGGGGCGTTGGTGGCGTACGGGCCGCGGGAGTCGGCGGTGCTGGTGCGGGCGGCGACGGAGGTCGCGCGGTGGGTGTCGGTGCAGTTGGAGCTGTCGGAGCTGGACCGTTCGCGGACCCGCTTGATGGAGGCGGAGATCAAGGCGCTGCGGGCGCAGATCTCCCCGCACTTCATCTTCAACTCCCTTGCGGCGATCGCCTCGTTCGTACGGACCGATCCGGAGCGGGCCCGGGAGCTGCTGCTGGAGTTCGCGGACTTCACCCGGTACTCCTTCCGCCGGCACGGGGACTTCACCGCGCTGGCCGACGAGTTGCGCTCGGTCGAGCAGTACCTGGCGCTGGCCGGGGCCCGGTTCGGGGACCGGCTGAAGGTGACGTTGCGGGTGGCCCCCGAGGTGCTGCCGGTGGCGCTGCCGTTCCTGTGCCTGCAGCCGCTGGTGGAGAACGCGGTGAAGCACGGGCTGGAGGATTCGACGGCGGAGTGCCGGATCACGATCGCGGCGCGCGACGCGGGCGCGGAAGCGGTGATCACGGTGGAGGACAACGGGGTCGGGATGGATCCGGGGCTGCTGCGCCGCATCCTGGCCGGTGAGCGGGGCGGGTCCGGCGGGATCGGGCTGCCGAACGTGGACGAGCGGCTCCGGCAGGTGTACGGGGACGCGTACGGCCTGGTGGTCGAGACGGGGATCGGCGCGGGCACGAAGGTGACGGTGCGGATACCCAAGTACCGCGCGGGCGTGCACGGCCCGCCGCCCGCCGACCCCCCGCCCCGGGCCTGA